The genomic region AGTTCTTCTACCATTGCCGTTGAAGTACACAAATTTAATTCTGCTTGATTGTGAGCGGTTTTGAGCAATTCCCACAGCAAGCCTTCCAACATTCCCAACCCGTAATGCTGTAAATACTGCGGTAAATGAGTGTGATACGAGGCAACAAGAGGAATTTTTAGCACTTTGGCATAAAATAACCCCGATAGTCCTAGCACTGCGGGGTTAACCACATGAACGATATCAGGTTGAAATCTCTCCAGTTCGTGACCGATCGCGGGGCGTGGTAATGCCATTTTTAACTCTGGATACAATGGCAAAGGAAAGCCGGAAACACCGTAGACTTTCGCCCCTTTATACTCTGTAATCCCCCCTTCAGGAGCAACGACTAAAACTCGATCGCCGTTACGTTGTAAGTGTTCGACCGTGTGACGCAACCGCGTGACAATACCGTCAACCTTGGGTAGGAAGGTTTCTGTAAATAAAGCAATTTTCATACTTATTGAGGGGCGTTTAGGCTGGGGAGAGTTACCAGCAAGTATTTTCCGATAATCTCAATTTCTTAGCAATGTTGGGATCGCTCACAAGATAGACAGTTGCTCGAATTTAAATTCTCCGCCAAAATAGCCATGTTCGGCAGCAAAGCGACCGATCGCTGGGCGATAAGCTTGGTATACCACAATGGATCGGTCGTCAGATTGCGCCACAATATGATTTCCCGACTTGGGCAATCGGTCGATCTGCGATCTGTAAAGTTCTGTCACCAGTGACATTGAAATAATCCATCATCCCTCAACTACGTATTATGAGGGACAAGCGTATTCACCAGCCAACTACCAACTACCAACTACCAACTACCAATGACTATCTTCTCCAAGTAACTTTAGGCAGAATATGCTTTTTATCAACGCGATCTTGGTACTTGACCGCAAAATTCAGCAGAGAATCAAGCAATGCTTCTGAGAGGAAATGCGGTTGCAAGCCGAGACTCAGTAAACTCGTATTTTTGGCGTTGAAATAGTGTTCTTCTCGCTCAATCCTGGGATTATCGAGATTGTTGACTTCGACTTTCAATCCCAGCGCGTTACCAGCTTTTTGCACCATTGCTGCCAAGTCGCCGACGCTAAATAGTTCGGTAAATTGGTTAAAGACACGGAATTCACCAGAATTAGCAGGATTTGCGATCGCTAATTCGACGCAGCGCACCGTATCCCGAATATCTAAAAAGCCACGGGTCTGCCCGCCCTTACCATATACTGTCAGCGGATGTCCGATCGCTGCTTGAATGCAGAAACGGTTCAGTGCCGTACCAAACACCCCATCGTAGTCGAGACGGTTGATGAGCATCTCGTCCATGCCTGTTTCTTCTGTCAGGACTCCATATACTACACCCTGATTCAAATCTGTGGCACGCAAGCCCCAAATCTTACAGGCAAAGTGAATATTGTGACTGTCGTGGACTTTGCTCAGGTGGTACATACTACCTGGCTGCTTTGGATAGGGTAAGGTATCCTTGCGCCCGTTGTGTTCGATCGTAATGTATCCCTCTTCAATGTCGATGTTAGGCGTACCGTATTCGCCCATCGTCCCCAGCTTGACCAAGTGACAATCGGGGAAACTATCGCGCATGGCATAGAGTATATTCAGCGTCCCAACGACATTATTCACCTGCGTCAGTACGGCGTGTTCGCGATCGATCATGGAAAAAGGTGCGGAACGCTGTTCGCCAAAGTGGACGATCGCTTCCGGTTCAAATTGGTGCAGCGTTTTGCTCAAAAAATCGTAGTTGGTAATATCGCCGACAAACAAATCGATCTTTTTGCCTGTGAGGTCTTGCCACCTTTGAATCCGATGCTGAATCGTTGCGATCGGTGTCAGGGTATCTACTCCAAGTTCGAGATCCCAGTGCCTCCGTACCATGCTGTCTAGAATCCCAACCTCGTAACCTCGATTGGATAAGTAGAGCGCGGTTGCCCAACCGCAATAGCCATCACCACCAATAACCAATACTTTCATCGTCTGTGCGTGTTACTCGCTGATATTCGCTAAATCTACCAGGTTTGTGTCCCCCTTTTGCGTCCTAAATTAGGAGTATATTTTCTGTACAATTGCCTAACCAATAAAAGCCTCTTGCCTCTTGCCTCTTACCTTCTATTTGAATTTTCGGATTTTTATTACAAAATGTTACATTTATGCCGTCAAAACGCTACGCTGTCTTGACACTATGCGAGTAAACCGATAACGTGATATACATACCCGGGTAAGACGATTGAAAAAAATATGCAAGCTAAGCAAAAAGTTACGCTGTATTTAACGCCTGAACTGCATCGGCGGCTCAAAATCAGAGCCGCGATCGACTCGGAACCAATGTCAGAACTTGCTGCCCGTGCGCTCGCCTTTTATTTATCTCACCAAGAGTTGATAGATGAAGCAGAGTCATACGGCAACACGCACAGAGTTTATGCATGTCCTGAATGTGCAACGACGGTGGCATTGAACGAAGGCGAACTAGTATCCCTCAAGGATCAGCCGGGGATCATAGAGCAGTCCAAGCCAGCAAGAGTTGCTGCTGAAGCAACACTACAAGAAGGGCAACTAGCCCTCGCCAGCCACTAATTTCATTGACGCTGATTCATCAAAGCTGAATCCGAAGCGCTGTCCGTACTATCTTTAGGGTCAAAAGTAAGGTCAAAGGCAATGAAAGAAGAGCTAAATATTCTCATACAAGCTCAATACCCGCTGATATACCTTGTGACCTCTGAGGAAGAGCGGGCTGAACAAGCAATAGCAACGATCGCCCAGTTAAGACCGCAGCGCCGAATATTCATCTGGACGGTGACGCACGGAATCGTAGAACACGGTCAGCCACGCCACGTCACGCAGCATAATACCGTATCTCCAGAAGCAGCGATCGAGTGGGTGATCCGCCAACGAGAGCCGAGCATATTCATATTTAAGGATTTACACCCTTTTATTGACGCACCAGTAACGACGAGATGGCTGCGAGATGCGATCGCCAGCTTTAAAGGCACGCAGAAAACGATCGTTCTGATGTCACCGATGCAGCAGGTTCCAATTGAGTTAGAGAAAGAAGTTGTCGTACTAGACTTCCCGCTCCCCGATTTGGCAGAATTGAACCAAGTATTAGAGCGGCAGTTAGAGCAGAATCGCGGACGGCGGCTGACAACCGATGCCAGAGAGAAATTATTAAAAGCAGCTTTGGGCTTAACGCGAGATGAGTCAGAAAAAGTCTACCGCAAGGCTCAGGTAACAGCCGGACAGCTATCAGAAAATGAAGTAGAAGTCGTCTTATCCGAGAAAAAGCAATTAATCCGGCGCAACGGCATTTTAGAATACATTGAAGAGGATGCCACAATCGATGCCGTTGGTGGTTTAGAAGAGCTGAAACGCTGGCTCAAACAACGTTCTAATGCTTTTACAGAAAGAGCGAGAGAATACGGTCTGCCTCAGCCGAAGGGAATGCTGATTTTAGGGGTACCTGGGTGTGGTAAATCTTTGATCGCCAAAACGACATCTCGCTTGTGGGGTCTGCCCCTACTTAGGCTAGACATGGGGCGAGTATATGATGGTTCGATGGTAGGGCGTTCTGAAGCTAACCTACGCAATGCCCTCAAAACCGCAGAATCAATTTCGCCGACAATCCTATTTATTGACGAGTTAGATAAAGCCTTTGCAGGTACGGCAGGCTCGGCTGACTCTGACGGTGGTACGTCTAGCCGCATCTTCGGCTCTTTCCTGACCTGGATGCAAGAGAAAACTTCTCCCGTATTCGTGATGGCAACAGCTAACCGCGTGGAAAGATTACCAGGGGAGTTTTTACGTAAAGGGAGATTCGACGAAATCTTCTTTGTGGATCTGCCAACCGCGGAAGAACGCAAAGATATATTTAGCATTCACCTGCTCAAGCGCAAACGGGATCTGTCCCGCTTCGACCTCGATCAATTAGCAAAAATTGCCGATGGGTTCTCTGGTGCAGAGATCGAGCAAGCCTTAATCGCTGCGATGTACGATGCTTTTGCTCAAGATCGAGAGTTTACCCAACTAGATATTATTGCTGCAATTAAAGCCACGCTACCCCTCTCTCGGACAATGACCGAGCAAGTAACGGCTCTAAGAGAATGGGCGAGACAGCGTGCTAGACCAGCAGCATCCTCCGTGGCTGAGTATCAGCGCATGGAGTTTTAAAAAGCTTTCTCCTACGTTCACAGGGGGAAAGGCTAGCCGCCCAGCTAGCAGATTACCTAAGCCGCATATCCCATCCCAAGACTGCGGCGACATTAACTTAAGCTAAACCGTTGTCGTTTATCGTTACTATCCTTCAGGAGGAATCCCAAATGTCTCACTTTAGCACTCTGCGTACAAAAATCACCGATGCAGAAATCCTCAAGACTTCTCTGCGCGACTTAGGAATTAATGTTAAGACCGAAGCTGATGTCCGTGGTTACAACGGTCAGCGCGTTCGCTCTGACATCGTAGCAGTTCTAGAAGGCGAATACGATCTGGGTTGGTCTCGCAACAGCGATGGTTCTTTCGATCTAATCGCTGACCTGTGGGGTGTTGCTAAGAAGCACAACCAAACCGAGTTAATCAACTCCATCAACCAAAAGTATGCAGTAAATAAGACTTTGGCAGAAGTCAAGCAGCGCGGTCTGCAAAATGCCAATGTCAAATTGGTCGTGCAAAAATAAGTTCTCTGCGCGTTCCCAAGCTTGCGGGTTAACCAGATTTAGAAGGGGTTAACCCCTTTTTTTTGCCCTTGGTCATTTGTCATTAGTCATTTGTGAAATGCGCTCTTGTTGAAAGCACTCTACGTCAGGGTGGGTATTGCCCACCACAGGCGTGAATTCCACTCCTCAAATGAGACTGTTATTGACTAGTCAATAATTACTAATAAACAATACCAATAGAATTAATATCATTCAGGATATAACGTTTCCCATGCAGGTGAAATACATTCGTAGGGGCGCACAGCCGTGCGCCTCTACGAATTTTTAATTTTTATTTTTGATTGATTCATTGAGCCATAGCTGAGCTATGGCTATGCTGAAATCAAATCTTAAATTATTGTTGCTGGCTGTACTATCTATAATATTTTCGTATTTTAATAGTATTTTGAAGCTTAAATTTCAGTATATCTACTGAGTCTTATAAATGTCAGGAAAATCGTATATATCATAACTGAATACAATCAAATACAACCGATACAACCGAATAAATCAGTAAGGCAATGAACGATCGCATTGAGAGAAAATTTTTAGACTCATGCGACAGTTTTTGTATGGGTATCTAGATTTCACTCAAGGTGCAGCAACTCTCAACGAGTTTTTTGCTTAATTACGGAATCTGCTGTAACAGATGTGGATCGCTATAAAGCGTTATCACAGACACACCTATCAACATTTGCTACTGGCGAACAGCGATCGCGATCGCTGTAAAATCTTAGTGCTGAAAATTACATAAACAAATCGCTCGATCGAAAATTCACGTCAACTCAAGGCTTGAGCAAAAATGGCAGACAACATTAACGACTTATTAGATCAGTGCGAACAAAGATCGCAAGTGCTGACTCAATCGGCAGAACAAGCTAACGAGCAAGTCACTCAAATTTTAGAATTTGCCACCAATTTAGCAGCTAATCTCGCTTCCATCGCTGAGGAAGCATTTACTAAGTTTGATGCTCTCAGTGACGAACTAGAAGCTGCCGAACAAAACTTAGAGAGCGAAATGGAAGCGGCTAAGCAGGGCTTCAGCAATTTACAGCAAAAGGTAGGCGAATTGCAATCTCAAACAGAAGCAAAGATCGAGCAGATTGGCGAACAACTAGAACAGTTAAAGAACCGGAAGGAAGAAATGCTTTCGGAAGTGGAGCAGGAAACCGAAACAACCAAATCGGGTTTTGAGGAGCTATCGAAGCTCGTGGAGGAAGTCGAGCAAGAAGCAGAGAAGCATTTAGAAAAAGCAAAAGAGCAGATCGAGCAGTTTCACGGCAAAGTTGAGGATGCAGAAAGTCGTTTTGGCGATCGCAAATCCTCTGTTTTAGAAGACTTTGCAGCTTTGACAGAAGAACTACAAAATCAGCTCGAATCGCTAACAAATGACTTCTCCGACGTAGCTAACGAGAAAAAAGACAAACTCAATGCAGTTGAGAGTAGCTTGGATTCAACTTCTCAGGACATATTATCAGCATTGACGCAAAAGTTTGTCGAAGAAGTTATGAGTGAACTAACGAGTTCATCTGAAAAAATTACCGAAGCCACATCACATTTGCAAGACGCAGGAGATGAGGTAAACGATGCATTAGACGGCAAAATAGGTGAAATTTTGGACAAGGTTGGTGAAGTCACTGATATTGTCGAAAAAATCGAACCAGTACTAGATATGGTTGATAAAATCTTAGGCTAATCGATAACTTTTATTTTTGCTAAATTCAAAATAAGGATAATACAGCATGGCACAAGTTCTAGATTTTGGGCGTGATGTTGATGAAGCTAGTGAGAAGCTGAACGAATTATTAGGTATTCTCGAAACTGCTTGTACGCAAATGGAAGAAGTGTGTACCGATCTAGAATCTGAAACTGAAACTTTAGATGAATCTGCCGAGAGCGTTAGTACAAATATTGAAACTTTAGCAGAATCTTTGCAGACAGCTTTAGAAGAGTTTAGCAGTAATGAAGAAGAAACGAGAGCCGAACTCGATGCTTTGCAACAAGCAATGACAGACATTGAAGGAAAATTAGATGAAGTTGCTCAATCTGTAGAAGCAGCTCAGGCTAATTTTGAATCAGAGATTAATGAGAGTAAATCAGAGCTAGAATCAAGCTTGGAAGAATTAAAAGAAGCATTTAAGAGTTTAGAAGATACAATTTCTAATACTGAAAACTCTGTAGGCGAAGGTCAAACAGAAGCTCAGGAGAAATTTGACGATTTAACTGAGGCGATCGAAGAACTTCAGGAACAGATTGAAGCATTCCAAAGTGAGTTGGAATCAAAATTTGAAGAAGTAGCAAACGAAATTAGCGATACTCAAAATTCTAATCTTGAAAAAGCTTTTAGCGAATACAGCGATAAACTCACGGGAGAGCAGTTAGACAAAATCACCTCTGGTTTTGAGGAATTAGAAAATAATTTCAGCGAATCTTTTGGAGATTTTAACGAACAAGTTACTGAATTTGCTGACGAACTCAAAGAACGATTGACCGAAATTCTAGAAAATACTAGCGAACATGTAGAAGATAACCTCAAGAACGAGCTACAAGAATCTTTTGAGAATGCGATTCAGGAAGTTGTAGAAGGAATGATTGAAGAAGTAGCGGAAAACATCATGATGATGACAACAGGTTCGTCTGTAACAGGTGCGCTGAGTCCTATCTTACCAGCGTTAGCTGCTGCCAAGGTTGCTACCGGAGCGATTAAAGCAGTTTTGGATTGTGTCGATATATTCTAAATATTTTAACGCTGTTTTCAACTCATCGATCGCGTCTCAACTATTGGAAGTCTAAAATATGAACGAGCAATTAGGACAAACCCTGACATCGTTATCTCAAATGGCGAGTGTATTTCCTGAAAAACTAGATAGTTTAGTACAACTATCATCGGAAGTCCAAGCAGAAGCCGATCGCCTGGTTAGCAATATTGAAGAAAAGCAAGAGCAGATTGCAGAAATTCTCGAACAAATTCAAACTGCACTAACCGAATTAAAAGAGGAAGCTACAGAGCATCAATCTCAACTTGAAAGTGAAATTGTCGAACTTGAAAGTGGAGTTGAATCTTTAACAGAATTTATCTCTGAAGCTCAAGGACAGCTCAGTAGCGAAATTGAAACGACTCAAAGCAAAATTTCAGAACTCAAAGAACATTTGGATGAAAGTAGTTCTACAACTGAAAAGACGGGTGAAGAAACTCAAAACACGCTAACACAAGCTCAAGAAAAAATTCAATCCGGTCAAGACAAATTAACTTCTGCTGTAGAAGCAACCAGTAAAGAAGTAGAAGCTTTCCAAGAAAAGCTTGACGAATTAAAATCTGCTCTTAGCGAACAGATCGAGCAACTTAGTGAAGATATGGAGAAGTCACAAGGAGAAGTTGGCGAAAAAATTCAAGCTATGGCAGATACTTTTATTGATTTACATCAAGACTTTACTTCCAAGTTAAATCAATTAAGTAGCCAAACTGTCAAAGGCGAAACGGACGATCTGTTAAATCAAGCTCAAGAAAAAATTCAAGCAGAACTGAAAGAATTAATTACAGAAGCCGTTAAAAACGTGACGGATTCCGTAGAAGAGATGAGTCAGAAAATTTCGGGTTCTAGTGAAGATGCTTCCATTGCTCGTAAAGCCTTGGAACCATTATTCGACCAGCTTGATGAATTTATCGATCCGCTTAAAGATGGAGTTGAAGCCGTGAAAGATGTAGCCGAAAGCCTTGGAATAGATTTTGGCTGATGAGAAAAAACCTGAGCGAATAGAAATCGCAACTACACAAACAAAGTCCGCCTGCGCGGACTTACATAGAGGTAATTTATCAAAATAGAATTCTTTTCATAAGAACTATAATCGAGGTAAATCGTGGCTGATTTTGAAACAACTGCAACAGAAACAGTAACTAAACTGACAGAATTATTAGGTGAAGCCGAGCAAGCACAGTCAGAATTAACAGGCTTGCGAGAACAAATTGCCCAGGTTTCCGAACAAATGGATAGTCACTGGCAGACATTAAGCGATCGCGCTCAATCTTTATTAGAACGAATTAATAGCGCTAAGGAAGATTTGAGTGAAGAAGCTGAATCGCTCAGTCAAGAAGTCACTCAGCTCAAGGAAAATGTAGAAACTTGGCAGAATGAAACTAATGAAGAAAACGAAGCTACCAAAACAGAAATCAGTTCGCTTGGTGAAGACTTAGACTCGACTAAATCCGAGCTAGAATCGAATTTAGAGGCAGTAGAAGAAGTTTTTAAATCTCTTCAAGAAAAACTAGAGGAAGTTGCCACAGAGTTAGAGGAACAGTTTTCAGAGCAGGAAGACTTTCTCCAAAACGATGTATCCGATCGCCTAGAGAGTCACCAATCTGATTTAGAAGAACGAGCTTCAGAGTTTGAATCGCACATTAAAGATGAATCTGCTCCAGCAATTGCCGAATTAGTCAGCGAATTTGCAACTCAGGTTGAGGATGTAATAGAGCAACTAACTGAGAAAACCAAAGATTTGCAAGAATCGACATCAGATACAACTGAAGATGCAATCTCTAAATATAAAGAAACTCAAGAAGAAGTCTTTGATAAGCTGATGGATACGGCAAAAGATCTAGAAAAAATGATGGATAAACTGAGCGGCTTTGTTGATAAAAGTGGTGATACAGCTGAGACTGCTAAAGATACCATGACTGATGGCGTAGAAGCTACTAATGTAGGTTTAAATGCAGCTCTGGGAATAATTGAAGATACTTATGAGATATTAAAGAAGTTTATTCCTTAGAAAAAATTCAAGTGTAGGGTGGGCAATGTCAACCCTGCCAAGGTAAGATTTTTCTTTGTCTAATAAACGAGCCGTAGAAACGCCGCTTTTGGATAAGCCAAGGATGGTATTTCGCAAAATACGTTTTGTTCGCATGTAAACGACTCCAACCCCTGCATAAATTTTCCAATCGCTCGCTATTTAAGAAGATAGTTCAACACACGGCAGGGTGATATGCAAACTATACAAGTAAACGTGGCGGAGCGCGATCGCCATCTAGCTACAGCGACGGAAATTTCCCAAGAATGGCGTTTGCGTCTCACTCAAGAATGTCCGACGCAAAGCGATACTGCCCGAGAAAGCATAGTCCGTTGGCTGATTGGCGAAGATACAGAACGCTATCAAACGTGCAATTCTCTTCAGTTATCCATAGCACAGCAAGCTATGGAATACCGCTTTCGCATCCTCAAACAGCGATATTTAGGGGTTTCACCTCAGCAGGCATATCACCGCTTGACAATACGTTTGTGCAGTTTAGTACTACTGCGAAATAAAATTCACGCCCTCGTTGCCTTGGGTGGCGATCGCCGTCGGGCAGTCGTTGATGTTTTGCAAGAAATTATCCAAGATTTATTGCAGCGCGATCGCTATTTGCAACAACAAACAGCTTGGATTGCGGCGTGTACTGACGATATGAGACTGCGAACTGCCTTGCTATTAACTACTGTAGAAGAATATTGTTTGCGCCCGATTCACAATCGACCTTTAATCGTGCATCGCTTTGTCAATTTTCTTCGCCGGACGCAGATGGGAGGAGTCACACAAGTTCCAGAACGCAGAATTCTCAAACTACTGTCTGACGAATTCCTTTCTGATGATAGCGATCGCACTTGGAGCACGATCGACGTGCGATCGGTCAGCGTGTATCAAGACAGCCAGACCCAAGCAGAACAGCACGCAGCAAGACATCTCGTGCAATCGGAATTTAGCAACTATTTAACTCACAATTTGGGAGAAACTGCCGCGCAATGGTTAGAACTATACTTGCAAGGTAGGTCTCAAGAAGCGATCGCCCAACAGTTAAATTTGTCAGTCAAAGAAGTCTATCGACTGCGAGAAAAAATTGTCTACCATGCCGTGAAAGTATTTGGATTAAAACATCATCCAGAACTAGTGAGTCATTGGCTGGGAACGAGTTTAGAAGAACACAGTTTCGGTTTGACACCTAAACAATGGCAGGAATTTTGGGAGCAACTAACCCCGAGGCAGCGCCAGGTTGTAGAGTTAAGAAAATCTGGCAAAAATTTAGATGCGATCGCCTACACTCTCAACCGCAAGTTAAATCAAATTACTAGCGAATGGAATAAACTTTGCTTAGTAGCCCAAGTCGTGCGAAGTGGGATGAACTAAAATACCAATTTTTTTAGATAATCAAGTTTTCGAGGCAATAACTTTTTACTTACTCGATTCCTCAACAGTTTCAATCGCTGCTAAACAAAACTGAGAAACAGCCATAATCGCAAACACAGAACCAAAATAGATAGCAGTGAGAAATTCAACCGTGTTATCAAAAGGAATGAAGGCAGTCATGGCGATGGTCACCTTTAAGAGGGAGCAGGGAGTAGGGAGCAGGGAGCCGGGAGTTGATAAAACGTAACTTGTAACTTGCGACTTGATAATTGCTCCATACTCTCTCGAAACAGTACACCACCCTTTCGTGCAGCAGTCAAGCAAAAATTTTGCTTTTTTTCTACTGTCTGGCAACTGCTTCTATACGTTTACAGTAGCGATCGCGCGTTCGACAATTTGTAAGGCTGCGTCCACTTCTGCGGCTGTCACAATCAAGGGTGGCACGAAGCGAAGCACTTTTGGTCCTGCCGGAACGAGTAACAAACCTTCAGCGATCGCCGCTTGAACTACATCAGCTGCCGTAATTTCGCTTTCGGCAGCTAACTCCATCCCATTAATTAAACCCCAACCGCGCACATCAGTGATGAGCGCCGGATATTTGGCTGCCAGCGCCCGCAAGCCCGTTCTGAGCTGTTCGCCCCGTGCCAAGACGTTTTCTAATAAATTCTCTTTGGCGAGCGTTTCGCACACCGTTAAGGCGACAGCACAGGCAAATGGGTTGCCGCCAAATGTACTGGCGTGATCTCCTGGTGCAAATACATCGCAGTGTTGTTTGCACATCATCGTCCCGATCGGGATACCACCACCTAAACCTTTAGCAGAAGTGAAAATATCTGGTTCGATGCCTAAGTGTTCGTAGCCCCACAATTTCCCCGAACGTCCCATCCCCGCTTGCACTTCGTCGAGAATCAGTAAAATTCCGGTTTCGTCGCAAATTCGACGAATGGCTTGGAAGTAAGCCACATCCCCAGGGCGCACGCCGCCTTCCCCTTGTAGGGGTTCAAGTAAAATCGCACTTACAGCCCGATCGCCTTCATCCAGTTCGGAAATTGCCGCTTCAATCGCTTGAATGTCGTTGTAGGGAACGTAGTCAAACCCTGGGACTAATGGAGCAAAGTTTTTTTGATATTTCGGCTGTCCGGTGGCGGTAATCGTCGCTAGCGTCCGTCCGTGGAAGCTGGCGTTGGCGGTGAGAATAACTGGATGCTCGATCTTCTGTACGGTATGGGCGTATTTGCGGGCGAGTTTAATCGCGGCTTCATTGGCTTCCGCACCGGAATTGCAGAAAAAGGCTTTCTCGGCACATGAATGCTGAATCAACCATTGGGCTAGTTGCCCTTGTACGGGGACGTAAAACAGATTGGAGACGTGGTGTAGCGTCTGGATTTGGCGCGTCACTGTTTCCACCATCGCTGGATGGGCATGTCCCAGGGTGCAGGTGGCAATTCCGGCGACAAAATCGAGATACTCTTTGCCTGTGGTATCCCAAACCCGACAACCCGCACCCCGTTCTAAGGCAATCGGGAAACGGGCATATGTGTCCATGACTGCTTCGTTGAAGCGATCGAAGTCGTATGCACCAGTTTGTTGCGGATTGGATTCTACGACTAATGTGGGCTGAGAAACAGTGTCTAAGCTCATGGATGGTTCCTTAATTGTGGTTGGTAGAATTCTAGGGACGTTATATGTCAGCCTCTATAAAATATTCAATTACCTACTTGTAAGATCTCTTCTAAAATTAACTTTTCAGCAGTAGAGTTACCCGCACTCAGCTTTACTTTAGCGCGATCGCAAGCATTTAACTTACCATTTGGCTCGAACTGAAAATCTTGCTCCCGTACAAACCCTTGCGCTTGGAGTTTTTTCAGGGCAAACTGGGTTGCCCACTCTACCAAATCTAGTTCGGGTTCGAGATATTGAGGATGACGCAAAAGCCAACGACAAGCATCGGGATCGGTATCGGCAAGCTGATAAAGTGCCGTAGCCAAGATCTCCTCGACACATTTAGGGCTAGGTAAAGCGGTAAAAAAGTCTTTAAGCGAGCTAATTAGCGTGGGTGTTTGAGTTTTAAACACATCTACGGCTAATTCAACATGTGGCTTACAGGTACTATTAGATATACACATAATGGCTGCCTTCCACTTCACTCACCCATCGGCAGACAAGACAACACAGAGTGGTTGACAGTGCGTTGACAGTTTACCGTTGACCAGCGATCGGCGATCGATCCCCAGTTAAGTTGTCTGACTTTAAATCTGAAGTTAAAAGAAAAATGTGAATAATTTGTGAACCGTAGTAGCGCCATTTTTGGCGATCGTATATAAACTTAAGGCGAGGGGCGAGAGAATTCAGAATTCGGAATTCACTGGTCACTGATAACTGCTCCCTCAGCTCTCCTATCCCTTATCGGTAGCAAAACATGAACGAACAGTCCTATTCCTACGAGGCACTTCAAAACCAAAAAAAGTTTTATGATTCTCGGTTTCAGGCAGGTTATATGCAGGATTTCTCAGGATTATTTGAGTCCTGTAGATTTTATGCAATGAAAGATATATTGAAGCAAATAAAATCGAGTGGTTTCAATCCAGCAACAATTTTAGATTATGGTTGTGGCGAAGGACGATACCTCAATTTGTTAAAAGATTACTTTCCTACATCTGCTCTCCACGGCTGTGATATATCAGACGAAGCATTAACAATTGCTAAAAATATATATTCATCAGCTCAATATACTCCCATGAGTGATGAAACAGTTAATTTACCTGACAATTCTTTCGATCTCATCATCTCCATAGAAGTTCTAGAACATGTAGGTGATGTTGCTCAGTCTATAACAGAGATCGGTCGATTACTCAAACCGCAAGGGATGACAA from Scytonema millei VB511283 harbors:
- a CDS encoding DUF1257 domain-containing protein, which encodes MSHFSTLRTKITDAEILKTSLRDLGINVKTEADVRGYNGQRVRSDIVAVLEGEYDLGWSRNSDGSFDLIADLWGVAKKHNQTELINSINQKYAVNKTLAEVKQRGLQNANVKLVVQK
- the ycf46 gene encoding stress-responsive protein Ycf46; the encoded protein is MKEELNILIQAQYPLIYLVTSEEERAEQAIATIAQLRPQRRIFIWTVTHGIVEHGQPRHVTQHNTVSPEAAIEWVIRQREPSIFIFKDLHPFIDAPVTTRWLRDAIASFKGTQKTIVLMSPMQQVPIELEKEVVVLDFPLPDLAELNQVLERQLEQNRGRRLTTDAREKLLKAALGLTRDESEKVYRKAQVTAGQLSENEVEVVLSEKKQLIRRNGILEYIEEDATIDAVGGLEELKRWLKQRSNAFTERAREYGLPQPKGMLILGVPGCGKSLIAKTTSRLWGLPLLRLDMGRVYDGSMVGRSEANLRNALKTAESISPTILFIDELDKAFAGTAGSADSDGGTSSRIFGSFLTWMQEKTSPVFVMATANRVERLPGEFLRKGRFDEIFFVDLPTAEERKDIFSIHLLKRKRDLSRFDLDQLAKIADGFSGAEIEQALIAAMYDAFAQDREFTQLDIIAAIKATLPLSRTMTEQVTALREWARQRARPAASSVAEYQRMEF
- a CDS encoding UDP-sulfoquinovose synthase — translated: MKVLVIGGDGYCGWATALYLSNRGYEVGILDSMVRRHWDLELGVDTLTPIATIQHRIQRWQDLTGKKIDLFVGDITNYDFLSKTLHQFEPEAIVHFGEQRSAPFSMIDREHAVLTQVNNVVGTLNILYAMRDSFPDCHLVKLGTMGEYGTPNIDIEEGYITIEHNGRKDTLPYPKQPGSMYHLSKVHDSHNIHFACKIWGLRATDLNQGVVYGVLTEETGMDEMLINRLDYDGVFGTALNRFCIQAAIGHPLTVYGKGGQTRGFLDIRDTVRCVELAIANPANSGEFRVFNQFTELFSVGDLAAMVQKAGNALGLKVEVNNLDNPRIEREEHYFNAKNTSLLSLGLQPHFLSEALLDSLLNFAVKYQDRVDKKHILPKVTWRR
- a CDS encoding CorA family divalent cation transporter, with product MAQVLDFGRDVDEASEKLNELLGILETACTQMEEVCTDLESETETLDESAESVSTNIETLAESLQTALEEFSSNEEETRAELDALQQAMTDIEGKLDEVAQSVEAAQANFESEINESKSELESSLEELKEAFKSLEDTISNTENSVGEGQTEAQEKFDDLTEAIEELQEQIEAFQSELESKFEEVANEISDTQNSNLEKAFSEYSDKLTGEQLDKITSGFEELENNFSESFGDFNEQVTEFADELKERLTEILENTSEHVEDNLKNELQESFENAIQEVVEGMIEEVAENIMMMTTGSSVTGALSPILPALAAAKVATGAIKAVLDCVDIF
- a CDS encoding DUF4291 family protein, coding for MSLVTELYRSQIDRLPKSGNHIVAQSDDRSIVVYQAYRPAIGRFAAEHGYFGGEFKFEQLSIL
- a CDS encoding ATP-binding protein; this translates as MNEQLGQTLTSLSQMASVFPEKLDSLVQLSSEVQAEADRLVSNIEEKQEQIAEILEQIQTALTELKEEATEHQSQLESEIVELESGVESLTEFISEAQGQLSSEIETTQSKISELKEHLDESSSTTEKTGEETQNTLTQAQEKIQSGQDKLTSAVEATSKEVEAFQEKLDELKSALSEQIEQLSEDMEKSQGEVGEKIQAMADTFIDLHQDFTSKLNQLSSQTVKGETDDLLNQAQEKIQAELKELITEAVKNVTDSVEEMSQKISGSSEDASIARKALEPLFDQLDEFIDPLKDGVEAVKDVAESLGIDFG